Proteins encoded by one window of Paenibacillus sp. DCT19:
- the hisD gene encoding histidinol dehydrogenase, giving the protein MKIVPAREFNLKREVEYGTPEQNETVRRIVSDIRREGDTALLRYTEQLDRTKLVASELRVPQEELQAAYAAVEPSFVTAIRQAAANIRAFHEKQKRNSWMDWQPDGSLLGQVIRPLKRVGVYVPGGKAAYPSSVLMNVIPAQVAGVPEIVLVTPPSTNGGEGINPYILVAAAEAGVSEMYRVGGAQAIAALAYGTESIAPVDKICGPGNIYVALAKRKVYGAVDIDSIAGPSEIVVLADDTANPVYVAADLLSQAEHDEMASAILVTTSATLAEAVQAEVKRQLEVLPRRDIAAASVEQYGAIIVVDSLDEGIDVVNRLAPEHLEIMVQEPMAYAGRIENAGAIFLGPYSSEPVGDYFAGPNHIIPTNGTARFSSPVDVDDFIKKSSLIYYSKEALLQNGAAIIELARHEGLEGHARAIAVRLEQEGKAESDNG; this is encoded by the coding sequence ATGAAGATTGTACCTGCACGGGAGTTTAATCTGAAGCGGGAAGTCGAATATGGTACACCTGAGCAAAATGAAACCGTACGGCGCATTGTCAGTGACATCCGCCGAGAAGGTGATACTGCGTTGCTGCGATACACAGAGCAACTGGATCGGACGAAGCTCGTGGCTTCAGAGCTTCGTGTGCCGCAGGAGGAGCTGCAAGCAGCGTATGCCGCGGTGGAGCCATCATTTGTAACGGCGATTCGGCAGGCCGCCGCAAACATCCGTGCGTTTCACGAGAAGCAGAAACGCAATTCTTGGATGGATTGGCAGCCAGACGGTAGTCTGCTGGGCCAGGTGATAAGGCCGCTGAAGCGGGTCGGTGTGTATGTACCTGGCGGCAAAGCAGCATATCCTTCGTCGGTGCTGATGAATGTCATTCCGGCACAGGTAGCGGGTGTGCCGGAGATTGTTCTGGTTACGCCGCCATCCACGAATGGCGGCGAAGGCATTAACCCGTACATTCTCGTGGCTGCCGCGGAAGCAGGCGTTAGCGAGATGTACCGGGTTGGCGGCGCACAAGCTATCGCCGCCCTCGCCTACGGCACGGAGAGTATTGCCCCGGTGGATAAGATCTGTGGACCGGGCAATATTTACGTGGCGCTCGCGAAGCGCAAGGTGTATGGCGCAGTCGATATCGACAGTATCGCGGGGCCAAGTGAGATTGTGGTGCTCGCCGATGATACGGCGAACCCGGTGTATGTTGCCGCAGACTTATTGTCGCAGGCGGAACATGACGAGATGGCATCGGCTATTCTCGTCACAACTTCGGCTACGCTGGCGGAAGCCGTGCAAGCCGAGGTGAAGCGGCAACTGGAAGTGTTGCCGCGCAGAGATATTGCGGCTGCTTCGGTGGAGCAGTACGGTGCAATCATCGTGGTCGATTCCTTGGATGAAGGAATTGATGTGGTGAATCGCCTTGCACCGGAACACTTAGAAATTATGGTGCAAGAGCCAATGGCTTACGCCGGACGGATTGAGAACGCTGGCGCTATCTTCCTTGGGCCGTATAGCTCGGAACCGGTAGGGGATTATTTTGCCGGCCCGAATCATATTATTCCGACGAATGGTACAGCGCGGTTCAGTTCACCGGTGGATGTGGATGATTTTATTAAGAAATCAAGCTTGATCTATTACAGCAAGGAAGCGTTGCTCCAGAACGGAGCGGCTATTATAGAATTGGCTCGGCATGAAGGGCTTGAAGGTCACGCCCGCGCGATCGCTGTGCGGTTAGAACAGGAAGGAAAGGCGGAATCAGATAATGGATAA
- the hisH gene encoding imidazole glycerol phosphate synthase subunit HisH: MAIAIVDYGMGNLHSVGKAVERLGYEALVTGDREAILGADGVILPGVGAFGDAMEHLRESGLDAVVKEAAAGSKPLLGICLGMQLLFSSSEEHGEHEGLNILPGKVVRFAPGELKVPHMGWNRLEFLQPESPLFAGLDAGHVYFVHSYHAVTEVQSDLLAVTDYGHPVTAIVGRGSNFGMQFHPEKSGELGMKLLGNFLALT; the protein is encoded by the coding sequence ATGGCGATTGCAATTGTCGATTACGGTATGGGGAACCTGCACAGCGTCGGCAAAGCGGTCGAACGTCTAGGCTATGAAGCGCTGGTAACGGGAGACCGTGAGGCGATTCTGGGTGCAGATGGTGTGATTTTGCCCGGTGTAGGTGCATTTGGCGATGCGATGGAGCATCTGCGAGAGAGTGGACTGGATGCTGTAGTTAAAGAAGCTGCTGCTGGGTCGAAGCCTCTGCTTGGTATTTGTCTTGGGATGCAGTTATTGTTCAGCTCCAGTGAGGAGCACGGAGAACATGAGGGACTGAACATTTTACCAGGTAAAGTGGTGCGCTTCGCCCCAGGCGAACTGAAAGTTCCACACATGGGCTGGAACCGTCTGGAGTTCCTACAACCGGAAAGCCCGTTGTTTGCTGGTCTGGATGCCGGGCACGTGTATTTCGTCCATTCTTATCATGCAGTTACTGAAGTGCAAAGCGATCTACTGGCAGTCACCGATTACGGACATCCCGTGACGGCAATTGTGGGCAGAGGCTCAAACTTCGGTATGCAGTTCCATCCGGAAAAAAGCGGCGAGCTAGGCATGAAGCTTCTGGGTAATTTCTTGGCTTTAACGTAA
- the hisB gene encoding imidazoleglycerol-phosphate dehydratase HisB — protein sequence MDNQENGLGVENKGAVREAQVDRKTNETNIQLAFSVDGTGQSVIETDVPFLNHMLDLFTKHGQFDLNVQARGDIDIDDHHTVEDIGICLGQTLREALGDKRGIKRYASVFVPMDEALAQVIIDVSNRPHFEYRAEYPSQQVGSFSTELVHEFLWKLALEARITLHVIVHYGQNTHHMIEAIFKALGRALDEATMIDPRVTGVPSTKGVL from the coding sequence ATGGATAATCAAGAGAATGGCTTGGGAGTGGAGAACAAAGGTGCTGTCCGCGAGGCACAGGTAGACCGCAAAACGAATGAGACCAATATTCAACTCGCATTTTCCGTCGATGGAACGGGCCAATCGGTGATTGAGACAGATGTTCCTTTTCTGAATCACATGCTGGATCTGTTCACCAAGCACGGACAATTCGATCTGAACGTACAAGCGCGTGGGGACATTGATATTGATGATCACCATACTGTAGAGGACATTGGAATCTGTCTTGGACAGACTTTACGAGAAGCATTGGGTGATAAACGCGGCATTAAGCGTTATGCCAGCGTATTCGTACCTATGGATGAGGCTCTCGCTCAGGTCATTATTGACGTCAGCAACCGACCTCACTTTGAGTATCGTGCAGAATACCCATCTCAGCAGGTAGGCAGCTTCTCAACAGAGCTTGTGCATGAGTTTCTGTGGAAACTGGCATTGGAAGCGCGAATTACTTTACATGTGATTGTGCACTACGGACAGAACACACATCATATGATCGAAGCTATATTCAAGGCACTTGGTCGGGCATTGGATGAGGCGACGATGATTGATCCACGTGTAACGGGTGTGCCTTCCACGAAGGGAGTGCTGTAG